One genomic window of Choloepus didactylus isolate mChoDid1 chromosome 27, mChoDid1.pri, whole genome shotgun sequence includes the following:
- the CCER2 gene encoding coiled-coil domain-containing glutamate-rich protein 2 gives MPHRWPVSAPTLLLLLLGAATAAPLGPRPSKEELTRCLAEVVTEVLTRGRAQRGPCMALLHREMCETEPYGCVPAEEKGLLVGDFKKREAGKTRSSQEVRDKEEEEEEEAAEKTHKSEVREQAIHEQLHSRLRQEEEEEEEEKRRRGPEESFEDLWKRHREGGGGLQKRVAEKASDEETAQFEAEEKGVRVLGGGHGLWQGAERAGGERHQESLHHRRRQPEAEPKEEEEEEAAEREEHDVERLEHVRDELKKVTEILGEELRREG, from the exons ATGCCGCACCGCTGGCCGGTCTCCGCGCCgacgctgctgctgctgctgctgggggcAG CCACCGCTGCACCCCTGGGGCCGAGACCCTCCAAGGAGGAG CTGACCCGCTGCCTGGCAGAGGTGGTCACGGAGGTGCTGACACGGGGCCGGGCCCAGAGAGGGCCCTGCATGGCTCTCCTGCACAGAG AGATGTGTGAGACAGAGCCCTACGGCTGCGTGCCTGCCGAGGAGAAAGGCCTGCTGGTCGGGGATTTCAAGAAGCGGGAGGCCGGGAAGACAAGGTCCAGCCAGGAAGTGAGGgacaaggaagaggaggaagaggaggaggcagcAGAGAAGACCCACAAGTCTGAGGTGCGGGAACAGGCCATCCACGAGCAGCTCCACAGCCGGCTCcgccaggaggaggaggaggaggaggaggaaaagaggaggagGGGCCCCGAGGAGTCCTTTGAGGACCTGTGGAAGCGGCATCGAGAGGGTGGAGGGGGCCTCCAGAAGCGGGTGGCAGAGAAGGCCAGTGACGAGGAGACAGCCCAGTTTGAGGCAGAGGAGAAGGGTGTGCGGGTGCTAGGTGGGGGCCACGGCCTGTGGCAGGGGGCGGAGAGGGCCGGAGGAGAGAGGCACCAGGAGTCCCTGCACCACCGTCGCCGCCAGCCAGAAGCTGAAcccaaggaggaggaggaggaagaggctgctGAGAGGGAG GAACATGATGTGGAACGGCTGGAACACGTGAGAGATGAGCTGAAGAAGGTGACAGAGATCCTGGGGGAGGAGCTCAGGAGGGAGGGCTGA